One stretch of Nitrosococcus watsonii C-113 DNA includes these proteins:
- the fur gene encoding ferric iron uptake transcriptional regulator, protein MMRTHILESQDLRKAGLKVTLPRLKVLEILESSSQRHMSAEDVYKALLDQGEEIGLATVYRVLTQFEAAGLVSRHYFEGGQSGGVHSVFEMDSGEHHDHLLCVRCGKIEEFVNEIIEKQQEELARKAGFNMTDHCLYIYGICADCQQAEFGKDQKAKKT, encoded by the coding sequence ATGATGAGGACCCATATCTTGGAAAGCCAAGACCTGCGCAAAGCCGGCCTTAAGGTAACCTTACCACGCCTTAAAGTGCTGGAAATCCTGGAAAGTAGTTCTCAGCGCCATATGAGCGCGGAGGATGTTTATAAAGCCTTGCTTGATCAAGGTGAAGAAATTGGGCTTGCTACCGTTTATCGCGTACTTACCCAATTCGAAGCTGCTGGCCTTGTTTCCCGTCACTATTTTGAAGGAGGCCAGAGTGGTGGCGTCCATTCCGTATTCGAAATGGATAGTGGCGAGCACCATGATCATTTATTATGTGTTCGCTGCGGTAAAATCGAAGAGTTCGTAAATGAAATTATCGAAAAGCAGCAAGAAGAACTTGCTCGTAAAGCCGGCTTCAATATGACGGATCATTGCCTCTACATTTATGGTATCTGTGCTGACTGCCAGCAGGCTGAGTTCGGTAAGGACCAAAAAGCAAAGAAAACTTGA
- a CDS encoding CPBP family intramembrane glutamic endopeptidase has product MASSPHPLLNRASFLTLTMLFEGGLALVGWILGWFAGIDPLAHLIFSWPAFGLAVVGTLPLMVLFWLSYHFPVGPLEPIKRFLIETLGPYLNTCRWYDLLLIALLAGICEELFFRGFLQPWIEAAGGTTLGLIGSNLIFALAHFITYAYALLAGLMGTYLGLLLDAGGQRNLLIPMLVHTIYDFFALLIVARAFRLKRTSRTL; this is encoded by the coding sequence TTGGCCTCTTCTCCTCACCCTCTTCTCAACCGGGCAAGTTTTCTCACCCTAACGATGTTGTTTGAAGGTGGGCTAGCGCTTGTAGGCTGGATATTGGGATGGTTTGCCGGCATTGATCCACTTGCCCACCTTATCTTTAGCTGGCCCGCGTTTGGATTAGCGGTAGTTGGAACCCTGCCCTTGATGGTGCTCTTTTGGCTCTCCTACCACTTTCCAGTAGGGCCATTAGAGCCCATCAAGCGGTTTCTAATCGAAACTTTAGGCCCTTATCTGAATACTTGCCGCTGGTACGATTTGCTACTCATTGCGCTGCTTGCCGGTATTTGCGAAGAATTGTTTTTTCGAGGCTTCCTGCAACCTTGGATAGAGGCCGCAGGAGGAACCACGCTAGGTTTAATAGGTAGCAATCTGATATTTGCCCTAGCCCACTTCATTACCTACGCCTACGCGCTACTAGCAGGGTTGATGGGCACTTATCTTGGTCTCTTGCTTGATGCTGGCGGGCAGCGAAATTTACTCATACCCATGCTGGTGCATACTATTTATGACTTCTTCGCTCTCCTGATCGTGGCCCGCGCCTTTCGGTTAAAACGGACAAGCCGAACCCTGTAA
- a CDS encoding multiple antibiotic resistance MarC-like protein: MAVPLLAGPGTLTIAILFGLKAEGRGEFLQLSGVLLLSLFLALGFLSVGPWLERRVGKPLLLALMRVSALLLAGVAAQLILEGLEPIVSGVAL; encoded by the coding sequence ATGGCGGTTCCCTTATTGGCGGGCCCGGGGACGTTGACCATAGCTATTCTTTTTGGCCTCAAGGCGGAGGGTCGGGGTGAGTTTTTACAGCTTTCCGGGGTGCTATTACTGAGTCTCTTTCTTGCCCTGGGTTTTCTTAGTGTTGGTCCCTGGCTTGAGAGACGGGTTGGAAAACCTTTACTTTTGGCTTTGATGCGGGTTTCCGCTTTGCTGCTGGCGGGGGTTGCTGCTCAGCTTATCCTTGAAGGATTGGAACCAATTGTGTCAGGAGTTGCTCTATAG
- a CDS encoding MarC family protein: MGWESLGNFNWQLLGSFFAALVGVLNPVEKIAVWSDLTGDLPPPVRFRLALWNCLIAAGLSLLFLWQGQSILSFFGIQLPAFEVGGGALLFITAVSLFEGKVREEFHLPQNGKLEPNLPLIQPSPIRDRLAWAVSFFRSHQLPLAEQEKPGVSPAR, translated from the coding sequence ATGGGCTGGGAGTCGCTGGGAAATTTTAACTGGCAATTATTGGGTAGCTTTTTTGCGGCGTTGGTGGGGGTGCTGAATCCCGTTGAAAAGATTGCGGTCTGGTCTGATCTAACCGGTGATTTGCCCCCACCCGTTCGTTTTCGGTTAGCTTTATGGAATTGTCTGATTGCTGCAGGACTATCGCTCTTATTCTTATGGCAGGGCCAGTCCATTTTAAGTTTTTTTGGAATTCAGCTCCCCGCTTTTGAAGTGGGGGGAGGCGCCCTTCTATTTATTACGGCGGTTTCCCTCTTTGAAGGAAAAGTAAGGGAAGAGTTTCATCTCCCGCAGAATGGAAAATTGGAGCCAAATTTACCGCTTATACAGCCATCTCCCATTCGGGATAGGCTTGCTTGGGCTGTTTCTTTTTTTCGTAGCCATCAGCTACCTCTTGCAGAACAAGAAAAACCAGGAGTTTCCCCTGCACGCTAA
- the recN gene encoding DNA repair protein RecN, with the protein MIRELLVRDLAIITELVLPLEAGMTALTGETGAGKSILVDALGLVLGDRGDVSLIRHGQERAEVSAIFEIGANKALSVWLQGRDLEQDEECVLRRILSREGRSRAYINGRPVPIQTLREVGRHLVDIYGQHAHQSLLQPGVQRSLLDAYGAHTSLLDEWGQAYRHWRRLSQALENLSQTTGEQVARLELLRYQVEELEAFRAEPGELVRLEQEQQQLAHGAELVQGVELALDLLYQNEQGAVYALLGKVNRQLAQLRAIDPKLNPPVELLEGAAIQIDEAAGGLRHYLDSMDVDPERLGWIEERLSSFYDLARKHRVAPAELPTLAEHLASELEQMENIDNRLGELQEECTAALQACQALAADLSKARASAAIKLAQGVTEVMQSLAMPGGCFKVILASLKEQEFSAHGAEQIQFQVSANPGQPPGSLSKVASGGELSRIGLAIQVLTSQWGRVPTLVFDEVDVGIGGAVAETVGARLRELAKHRQVLCVTHLPQVAAQAHAQIRISKSYQKKTATVELTCLDKEDRVEEIARMLGGREITERSRAHAREMLETVRQIK; encoded by the coding sequence GTGATTAGAGAGTTGCTTGTTCGGGATCTCGCTATTATCACTGAGTTAGTGCTGCCTCTGGAAGCGGGGATGACAGCCTTGACAGGCGAAACCGGGGCGGGGAAATCTATCTTGGTGGATGCGCTGGGGCTAGTATTAGGTGACCGGGGAGATGTAAGTTTAATACGCCATGGCCAAGAACGGGCTGAAGTGAGCGCTATTTTTGAGATTGGCGCTAATAAAGCCCTATCTGTTTGGCTTCAGGGGCGAGACCTGGAACAAGATGAAGAATGCGTGTTACGGCGTATATTAAGTCGCGAGGGTCGATCACGGGCCTATATTAATGGGCGTCCCGTACCTATCCAAACATTGCGGGAAGTGGGGAGGCATCTGGTGGACATCTATGGCCAGCATGCCCACCAATCTCTGTTGCAGCCTGGCGTTCAACGGTCTCTTCTGGATGCCTATGGCGCTCACACCTCACTTCTTGATGAGTGGGGTCAAGCCTATCGGCATTGGCGGCGACTTAGCCAAGCGTTAGAGAATCTGAGCCAAACCACTGGTGAACAGGTTGCTCGTCTGGAATTGCTCCGCTATCAGGTTGAAGAGCTGGAGGCTTTTCGGGCTGAGCCAGGAGAGTTAGTGCGGTTAGAACAGGAACAGCAGCAGCTGGCCCATGGGGCTGAACTGGTGCAAGGGGTTGAGCTGGCGCTGGATTTGCTGTACCAAAACGAGCAGGGAGCAGTTTATGCGTTACTTGGAAAAGTAAATCGCCAACTGGCGCAATTGCGAGCTATCGATCCTAAATTGAACCCTCCGGTGGAGTTACTGGAAGGCGCTGCTATTCAAATAGATGAGGCCGCTGGCGGGTTACGTCATTATTTGGATTCCATGGACGTTGATCCAGAGCGTCTAGGGTGGATTGAGGAGCGTCTATCTAGTTTCTACGATTTAGCGCGCAAGCATCGTGTTGCACCGGCAGAACTTCCAACGTTGGCGGAACATTTGGCCTCGGAGCTTGAGCAGATGGAGAACATTGATAATCGTCTAGGCGAGTTGCAAGAGGAATGTACTGCTGCTTTGCAAGCATGCCAGGCTTTAGCTGCCGATCTCAGTAAGGCTCGCGCTAGTGCGGCGATAAAGCTGGCCCAGGGGGTCACCGAGGTGATGCAGTCCCTGGCCATGCCGGGAGGCTGCTTTAAGGTTATTCTGGCTTCCTTGAAAGAGCAGGAATTTTCAGCCCATGGCGCAGAACAGATTCAGTTTCAGGTGAGCGCCAATCCTGGTCAGCCCCCGGGTTCTTTAAGCAAAGTTGCTTCAGGAGGAGAGTTATCACGTATCGGGCTAGCTATCCAGGTGTTGACTTCCCAATGGGGTAGAGTTCCGACCTTAGTCTTTGATGAGGTAGATGTGGGCATTGGGGGGGCTGTGGCAGAGACTGTGGGCGCCCGGTTGCGAGAGCTTGCTAAACATCGGCAGGTACTCTGTGTCACTCATCTTCCTCAGGTCGCCGCCCAAGCGCATGCTCAAATACGGATAAGCAAATCTTACCAAAAGAAAACAGCAACGGTTGAGCTTACCTGTCTCGATAAGGAAGATCGAGTAGAGGAGATTGCCCGTATGTTAGGAGGACGGGAAATTACTGAACGTTCCCGTGCCCACGCCCGTGAAATGCTGGAAACAGTCCGGCAGATAAAGTAA